The Maridesulfovibrio salexigens DSM 2638 region CTGTTTCACCGCCTTGTCGGTACGTTTATCCTCACGATCAACCCCGCCGTACATCTGATCGTAGGTGTCGGCATAAACATCATAAAACAAATGGGTGCGATGCTTCTTCTGGTAATAGGCATAAGTCCTTGCTGCAACGGCCTGAGCTTTCAAAGTCTCGGCAGGCCATGAAGCGTATGATTCAGCCGGAACCACTGAGCGCAAATAATCTTCTATCTCGATAAGATTAAGGATCAGCAATTTACCCTTGCGAATACTGACATCGATAATTCCGCGCACCTTCTTGGTTTCTGAGCCGTAACTGACTTTAAGTGAGCCGTTAGACTTAAACTTAATCCTCGTAGCACTGACCACTTTGCCGTCAAGAGTCAGCTTATTACCGGAAATACCAACCTTATATTTCCGTCCACAGCCCAGTTCATCAGTACAAATTTTATCCTTGCCCGTTCCGGTGGTAACGATCATGGACGTAACCTTGCGGCTTAAACACACGCGCAGTGTCGGCTCCTTGCCGATCTTGGAAGGTATTTTCTCACCGGGCTTCTCTTCAGGCTTTTGTTCCGGTTTCTGTTCAACCTTCTGCTCCTGCTTAGCCTGCATGGAAGAGATTACTGCCTCAGCCTGATACTTGAATTTACCCTTGGGAAAATAACGAAGATACTGCCTGAAAACAGAATTGGCCCGATCATACCTGTCCATCTGGTAATATAGAAATCCAAGACGATAAAGCGCGGTATCAGCATAATCCGGGTAATTGCGGCCCACCATACGATAAACATCAGCAGCCTTTTCCGGCGCATCAAGAAATGTGGATAATACCATTGCCTTACCGAACATGGCATTAACCCTGGTCTTAGCCACCGGAGAATAATCCACAGCGGTATCGTATTGCTCAAGAGCTTCAAAATACTTTCCGATATCAATTAGATAGCTGGCATAATTAATGTGCCATTGTGCCTGAGCCTGATCTTCCAGCTCAATCGGAGAATACTTGCGGGCCTGAGCACTCGCCGGGAGCAAAAGCATCAAAAACAGAACCAGAAAAAAAACGTTATGAAGTATACTGAACTTATTTTTCATCATTTTTATCCTTAATTTTATCTTCGCTTGCTTTTTCTTCGTCATTATCGGTCGGTGCGGACTCAGTCGGGACCGCAAGATGATCAAGGTAATCCTTCATATAAAGCAGGTTGCTGTCCGCCGGACTGAGCAGTAACGCTTTTTCCAAGACTTGCCTTGCCTGCTTGATATCACCCTTATTCAAAAGATAGCGCACATTGAGCTGGTGCAGCCGAACATCATAGGGAAACTTTGAAATACCTTCATCCAAAATTTCGGATAAGGCCACATCATCTCCCAGAGCCAACAAGGTGTAGGAAAGATAAAGGTAGATATCACGGTCATCCTTCATCTTAACCGCCTGAATCAAAGCCTGATAAGCATCTCCGTAATGCTGGCTATGAAATGCATTCACTCCCAATGTCTTAAGTTCGGCAAATTTTTGCTCACGCAATTCCGGGGTGATTTCCTTATCGTCAATAAGCACTACCTTGCGCCCATGCGGGTACGGTGCATCAAGGATCGATTTTACAAGAACATCCCCCTCCAGCTTCAATTTCTCAATCGAAGCCGATCCGAAATAATTGCCACTGACCACAAGCTTGCCTGCGGCTACGATATTGCGCTCATTATCAAAAATATTGTTGTCCTTGATCTCTACACTTCCACCTTTGAAATAAATTCCCTGCGTACAATTGGTTATACTTGAACGGACCACGGAACCGTTCCCGGCACTGAGCACCAACCCCTGCCGCGCTCCGGAAACACGTAATCCCTTGAAATCGTAATTACCTGTTTCAGTCACCGCAACAGCATATTCTCCACCACCGAATGAAGAGGAGCGGATTTCAGTATATCCGCCGGCAGAAGTGACCGCCTTGCTGAACCCGCTGAATTCACACTGGGAGAACAAAGCCTTGCCACCGGACATAACTTTTATACCCAAAGTGGAATTAGATTCCAGACGCACAGGAGCACTGATATCACCAATGGATTCTAATTCGCCGAAGACATCAATTCGGCCCTTGTTATCAAAACGTATCTTCGTCCCTGACTGAATGGTAAATTTAGAGCCTTCAGGAACCGTCACCGGAAATCCGATGCGGTAATTGCCCTTAACCAACATTCCGCTCAGTTCACCGAAAAGCTCACGCTCATCAAACTGGGGCATGACAACCTTATGAATTCCATTTAGGGGAGAGAGGTTTCCAGCTTTATCCTTGATGCGTACCCGATAAAACACAGCTGTTCCCTGCATCACATCAGTATCAACAAATTCAGGAGTCTTAATCCGGGCAACAGTTTCAAATTCACCAACCGGATCATTTCCCTTTTCAACAACAAATTCTTCGAGATCAGTGGCAGAAGGGACCAGCCAGCTAAGCTTAACTCCGTCACGCCCGGTCTGATATTCTATTGTTTCCAAAATCGGGGGAAGCACGCCATCAAGGGAGATAAGTGAACCGGATTCAATCCAAAGCCTGTCCACACCGTTAGCCTTACGCATTTTAACCATCAAAGGTTCATTAGCAGCTTTATCTCCCTCAGCGACAACATAAAAGCCTTCGTAAACTCCCTGCGAAACCTGCGGCAGCGGTATATCTTTCTTGAAATCACCAATACTGAAAGAACACTTCAAACCCGGCTCAGCATCAACACGTACCGCTACCCTCCGCCCTACGCCGAAAAGCAGATTATCCACGTTGGTATCAACTGCGATAACCTCCGGAAGCTTGGGCCCCTTGGGACAATCCGGCAGTACTTGCGCCATATTCCATGCCCAATCATAAACAACCATACGCATCTGGCGCCTGATAGGATCGGAAAAGACTTCCTCCACAATGGTCCCGGCAAGACCTATCACCCCGGTAGGGACGGAAATCCTGCGCTTTGAGGCACTGTCGCGCCATTTACCGACCAGAGTTCCGGCAGCGTTATACATCATAACTTCCGCATCCAGCTGAAAAAGATCAAAAGCCACAGCCTTGATCATATCCGCACTGTAAATATCCGTCTTTACGATGCCGTCCGCATTAAGCTGCTTACAAAGCTCCACATCACTCATCTTACGCCAGCCGTCATCTCTGCCCAGTTCAGCGAGGGTGTTATCCACCACATCCTTCTGCAAGGGCATAAAGCCCTTACCGGCCAACTGATTAGTGATTGCAGCACGGGTAATATCCGCAACAAACAAACGATCATCATCAAGCACAAGAACGGATTTATGTTCTGTGGAGTTCTCAGCATGTTTGATGTACTCAGCAGGCAACACCGCTATCTTATACGGAATGGCCTCTTCCTCGGTATACTGTACGGCTTGAGTGGTCTTCTTGGTAAAACAACCACCCAGCAGAATTGCTGCCAGCAACAAAAAGATTAAGGAACTGTGCTTGTTAATCATGGCTATGACTTCAACTTCCTGTCTACGTTAAAGGAATTGACCGTACCAAGAACGGAACGAACCTTCCCCTCCAATTGCAAATGCTTGTCGGCAATAGAATACGCCCCCCCGCCCCAAGCCTGCAATTGCCTCCCGCTAAGATTGAAAGAATTAATAAGCAGCTTCTTTCCGCTCAAAGCCGCACGCAACCTCGCTGTGGTAAAATTAAGCCCCTCCCCGCCTTCAGGATTGAAAGAAACCGCATCCAATAAATCAAGGAAGAACCCCAATCTGGGGTCTAAATTGGCGATGTTGAAAATATGCAAATCATCAATCTTTGCAGATGCCTCTCCGCGAACTGATTGAACAAGCTCATCAGCATCCTTGCCCTGCATAAACATATTCGCATTTAGATAGATTTTACCGCGTAGAGAAACTGACAAATCCTTTGCAAAACAGGCAATCAGGCTGGGCAGGCTGGTGCCGCGTCCTTTCACATTGCATTGTGCTGCAAGTTGATCCTCGGCCAACACCACATCAGCATTCAAATTGAGATGAAAAAGCTTACCGCTGGCCTT contains the following coding sequences:
- a CDS encoding SpoIID/LytB domain-containing protein; the protein is MMKNKFSILHNVFFLVLFLMLLLPASAQARKYSPIELEDQAQAQWHINYASYLIDIGKYFEALEQYDTAVDYSPVAKTRVNAMFGKAMVLSTFLDAPEKAADVYRMVGRNYPDYADTALYRLGFLYYQMDRYDRANSVFRQYLRYFPKGKFKYQAEAVISSMQAKQEQKVEQKPEQKPEEKPGEKIPSKIGKEPTLRVCLSRKVTSMIVTTGTGKDKICTDELGCGRKYKVGISGNKLTLDGKVVSATRIKFKSNGSLKVSYGSETKKVRGIIDVSIRKGKLLILNLIEIEDYLRSVVPAESYASWPAETLKAQAVAARTYAYYQKKHRTHLFYDVYADTYDQMYGGVDREDKRTDKAVKQTSGQVMLYKEKPILSQYTANSGGFTADAKAIFGAGKDYLIAQKDSASLKGKMASWTKKYSSKDIEAKLKKIGISVPGIRSIKALEKGPSGRIVKVRIKYKSGSRDLRTRTTLGSSRVLKLPDILLQIDKTGDYYTFKGRGWGHGVGYSQWGAAELGKTKKYDHILKFYYPGSSIKQLW
- a CDS encoding right-handed parallel beta-helix repeat-containing protein, which codes for MINKHSSLIFLLLAAILLGGCFTKKTTQAVQYTEEEAIPYKIAVLPAEYIKHAENSTEHKSVLVLDDDRLFVADITRAAITNQLAGKGFMPLQKDVVDNTLAELGRDDGWRKMSDVELCKQLNADGIVKTDIYSADMIKAVAFDLFQLDAEVMMYNAAGTLVGKWRDSASKRRISVPTGVIGLAGTIVEEVFSDPIRRQMRMVVYDWAWNMAQVLPDCPKGPKLPEVIAVDTNVDNLLFGVGRRVAVRVDAEPGLKCSFSIGDFKKDIPLPQVSQGVYEGFYVVAEGDKAANEPLMVKMRKANGVDRLWIESGSLISLDGVLPPILETIEYQTGRDGVKLSWLVPSATDLEEFVVEKGNDPVGEFETVARIKTPEFVDTDVMQGTAVFYRVRIKDKAGNLSPLNGIHKVVMPQFDERELFGELSGMLVKGNYRIGFPVTVPEGSKFTIQSGTKIRFDNKGRIDVFGELESIGDISAPVRLESNSTLGIKVMSGGKALFSQCEFSGFSKAVTSAGGYTEIRSSSFGGGEYAVAVTETGNYDFKGLRVSGARQGLVLSAGNGSVVRSSITNCTQGIYFKGGSVEIKDNNIFDNERNIVAAGKLVVSGNYFGSASIEKLKLEGDVLVKSILDAPYPHGRKVVLIDDKEITPELREQKFAELKTLGVNAFHSQHYGDAYQALIQAVKMKDDRDIYLYLSYTLLALGDDVALSEILDEGISKFPYDVRLHQLNVRYLLNKGDIKQARQVLEKALLLSPADSNLLYMKDYLDHLAVPTESAPTDNDEEKASEDKIKDKNDEK